Within Butyrivibrio fibrisolvens, the genomic segment GATATCTCCAGGAGTCTGTGAATGGTCCTTGCTTCATATCCTGTTGCTTCGGTCATACGCTTAGCAGCTCTGCCTGTGGGCGCAGCAAGCTGTATATCAAGTCCCTCTTCTTCAAAATAACTGATTATGGTATTGATAGTTGTCGTCTTACCTGTACCCGGGCCTCCGGTCAAAAGAAGTATTCCGTTGGAGGCACTCTTAAGTATCGCTTCTCTTTGAAGGTCATCAAGTTCAATATTCTTTTTCTTCTCAATAAGATGTATCCTGTCAAGCTGAGCCTTAACCGTTGCTGAGTTCTCATCTACATCAAGATGGATATTAAGGTCATGAAGTCTGAGCGCACATGCTCTCTCTTCTCCATAAAGCTGTGAACTGTATACTTTGTCCTCATCTCTTATGACTATCCTTCTATCCATTGCAAGATAATCAATCTGAGGGATTATCATATCTTCATCTACTCTAAGCAGTGATGCAGTCCTTTTTAGAAGAGTTGTCCTTGGAAGATATGTATTGCCTTCCTGAGCACCTTCCTGAAGGACATATAATATTCCGCTTCTGATACGAAAGTCCGAATCAACTGCAAATCCGATCCTCGCCGCGATCTCATCTGCGGTCTTGAATCCGATACCACCTATATCTTCGGCAAGCTTGTAGGGATTTTGCTGCATGACTGTATAGACACTGCCGCCATAAGTGTTATAGATCTTAACAGCCATAGTGTCCGATATTCCGTACCTTTGAAGGAATATCATAACATCTCTTGCTTCACGCTTTTCGCTCATCTGAGTTGCTATCTCGATAGCTTTTCTCTCGCTGATGCCTCTGATCTCCGCAAGGCGTTCAGGCTCCATTTCTATTATGCGAAAAGTATCTTCGCCGAATTTCTTGATGATACGCGCAGCGAGTGCTGCTCCGACTCCTTTGATAGCTCCGCTTGCAAGGTATCTCTCCATTGCCTGGGCGTCTTCCGGCTCTATGATCGTATACCTTAAGACCCTGATCTGGTCACCATACATAGGATGCTGAACAAGCTCTCCTTCTATCTCGAGAGTGTCTCCAACATCAGCATCACGAAAGGTTCCCACACAGGTGATCTCATCCCCATCTGATATTACGGTTGCAACGCCGTATCCGTTATCTTCATTTCTATAAACAAAATGTTCTATATATCCCTTAATCTTTTCCATACGTCTAATTATGCCCCGAAAAATACCCTGCCGCAAGCGGCAGGGCATATAATCATTATAATGTATTTCCTCCCCTTTTATTATCAACTACTAATATATGTAAAGTACATCCCTGTACCTCTATTCCCCGATTCTTGGAACTTCTTTTTCATCAGCTTCCGTATCAGAAGTCTTATCTGTACTCTCAGACGTTTCTTCCTGAAGCGAAGAAACTGTAGACATAACCTGAGCTCTTGATGCATCTGCCGGAATATTTTTTGAAGCATCATCACCAATTCCATATGTTCTCTTCATATTCTCATACAGCATCTGGGCAAGACCGTTACTCTGAGTATCTACCGAAGTAGTTGCTATATCCTGAATCGTAAGGTCCTTAAAATAGTCCACCAGAGAGTTGGAAGATGTCATGGACAGAGCATCGCTCATCTGACTGTCGTCTGACTTAAAAGCATCGACAGTTTTGGTCATTTCTTTAAATACCTGCTCCAGAAAATATGCTTCAAACTGCTTGCAGGCTTCCATGAGTTCCTTCTCCGTCTCTGACTTTGGAGCATTCGAAACTACTTTCTGAACATCATTGGAATACTGGTTTTTGGCTGCATAATCTGTATATGCTGCAGAACTTATTCCGCTTAAATTACTAAAATCCGGCATAGGCTAATCCTCTTTTTACATAGACCATGTATGATCATGATCTTCAAATACCTTCATCATTACTGTTTAAGTCTATTAGCTGTCTGCATCATCTGGTCTGTAGTCGTGATAGCTGTTGAATTCATCTCATATGCACGCTGGGCTACTATAAGATTGACCATCTCTGTTGCCACGTTGACATTGGAGCCTTCAAGATATCCTTGTCTTATGATGCTGGACTGAACATTGTCATCTTCTGCTTCATTGATGGCCGGGCCACTTGCTGCAGATACTTTCCAGGTAGTACTTCCTACTCTTTCAAGACCTCCCGGATTCTGGAACTGCCATAAGCCTATTCTGAATCCAACTTCCTGAGGGACGCCTTCTTCGTCAGGATAATATATGGTTCCATCAGCGCCTACCGAGATCCTGTTAGATATGATACCGCCTTCTAGTCTTATCTCTTCACCTTCGGTACTAAGTATAGGATTACCATCAGAAGTTGTAAGTACAAGCTCTGTTCCTTCTGCATTACCTATAGCCCAGATGAAATCACCGTTTCTGGTATATACTGCATTGCCATCAGCATCATTGTATGAGAAGAATCCATCACCACTTATAGCAAAAGCCGATGTACTTGGATTATCAAGAAGCGAACCTTGCGAGAAGAGCTGCGTAAGAGCTGCTGTTCTAACACCCAGTCCAACCTGTGAAGTCGTAGGCTTTGGATCGCCATTGGCAGTTGTTGTCACAGAATTGAGATCCTGATAGAGAAGGGACTTAAACTCTGCCTGCTGAGCTTTAAATCCTGTTGTATTAACGTTCGCAAGGTTATTGGCGATCGTATCTACATTTGTCTGCTGAGCATTCATGCCTGTTGCGGCTGACCATAAGCTGCGTACCATAATTACCTCTTTTCTGAAATACTATTTATGCGTATTCCCATTGTGCTGCAGTTTACAACCTTCCAAGGTCGGTAGTTGCTGTTTTGAGTGTTTCATTTGCTGTCTGGATCATAGTTGATGCTGCTTCATAATGTCTTTGTATATTTATTATCGACACCATTTCATCAACTACTGAGACATTAGATTGCTCTAAAAATCCTGCATTGATACTTCCGGTTGCATTGTCGATACGAACCGCAACATCTGTGGGTTCATACAGATTCTCACCGTATTTATAAAGAGCATCATAATCTTCAAAATCAAAAAGTCCGATGGTTGCGACCACTTCGCTTGTCTCATCTGCACCATCTCCGGTGAATTCAAGTACCTGACCTTTGACATTGACAGCATGTTTCTTGGTAGGATCGACTTCTATATGCTGGCCTTCTGTATCAAGAACAAAGTCTCCGTCATGCGTAACAAGCGCGCCGTCAGCTGTTAATGTAAAGCTTCCATCCCTTGTATACATGACAGTCTGCTGCCCTTGAGTATGACCCGCTATATTATTGTGAGCACTGGTATAATCTATGGCGAAAAAGCCTTTGCCCGAAATTGCCAGATCCCAGGTATTGCCTGTGGACTTCATAGGTCCTTCAGACCAGTCTGTATAGTCCTCTCCGGTCTTTACACCGGGAACGATACGACCAAGTCTCCTAGGATAAGAGCCGGGCTCAGATGTATCCTTGATCTTGAGGGCCAGCTGAGAATCGAATGTCTGCTGGGTTGAACCCTCTTTTTTGTAACCATTAGTATTGGCATTAGCCAGATTGTTTGTAGCCACGTCCATGCGATGCTGTTCATTGACCATCGCTGTCCATGCAGTGTACAGTCCTTTAACCATATAACAAGCCTCCTTGCGCCTGCACCCTGTGTCTGGAATCATCAGGACTTTTAAGTCCTTCAAACTCCATACCCTTATAAAAACTGCAGAAGGAGGCTTGGTTAAAGTTATCCCGGTACTTTACCGGATTATTTTACTGCACCGCTGAGGAACTCAACATATTTACCGGTTCCGATAGCAACAGCTGTCATCGGATCCTCGGCTGTCATGGTGTTGATGCCTGTCTTAGCAGCGATAAGGTCTTCAAGACCTCTAAGAAGTGATCCACCACCTGTAAGCACGATACCACGATCTGCAATATCTGCTGCAAGTTCCGGAGGAGTCTTCTCAAGTACACCATGGATAGCTTCTACTATCTGTGTTGTAGGTTCTCTCAATGCCTCTTCTGTTTCTTCTGAACTGATCTTGACAGTCTTAGGAAGACCTGTAACAAGATTTCGTCCACGCACATCCATATAATCTGCTTCAGGACGTGGATATGCACTTCCTACGCGGATTTTGATATCTTCTGCGGTTCTTTCACCGATGAGAAGATTGTGCTTCTTTCTCATATAACGGACGATAGCTTCATCAAAGTCATCGCCTGCGATCTTAACTGATGTAGATACAACTGTACCGCCAAGAGAGATAACTGCGATATCTGTTGTACCACCACCTATATCTACGATCATATTGCCGCATGGCTTAATGATATCGATACCTGCACCGATAGCTGCTGCTATAGGCTCTTCGATGATGCGAACGTCTCTGGCACCTGCCATACGTGTAGCATCTTCTACGGCCTTACGCTCAACTTCAGTTACACCTGAAGGAACGCATACAGCGATAAGAGGTTTACGATAGATTCTACGTCCGAGAGCCTTAGTTATGAAGTGCTTCATCATCTGCTCTGTGATCTGGTAATCACTGATAACACCCTGACGAAGAGGACGAACTGCTACGATGTTGCCGGGTGTACGGCCGAGCATCTGACGTGCATCTTCACCAAATGTAAGAATCTGGTCTGTATCTCTGTCATATGCTACAACAGAGGGCTCCTTAAGTACTACGCCCTTTCCTCTTATATAAACAAGAATACTTGCTGTTCCTAAATCAATTCCGATATCTGTATACTGCATGGATAAGTCCTTTCAATTTGCTTAAAGTCTGTTATTGTTATTGTTATCGCTTATGCGAGTTGTTATCTTTGTTAAACTATAAAGCGTATAATTCACAAAGTATTATAAACTAACAGACTCATTTTGAAAACAGGCTAATTGAAAAAAATATAGCGGTAGCACATCTAAGCTACTTCAGGCCTTGACTTAGCCTTAAAAGTAAAAATTTTCATTGACAACTTTTACTTTCGTTGAAGTTCCTTTTCATCTGTGCTCCCGCATCCATGCGCAGCTTCCGATATACAGTTTTCAAAAATAAAATCTTTAAAAACGAATATTATTCTACGTTGTGTATATCGGAATAACTGCGCTCAATATTAACCCTTACATTCATTTGAGCATCTTGGCAATATAATGTCCTGTATATGACTCCTTAACTTTGGCAACCTGTTCTGGTGTTCCCTTGGCTACTATAGTACCTCCCTTGGCACCGCCTTCAGGGCCCAGATCTATTATGTAGTCAGCAGTTTTGATAACATCAAGATTGTGTTCTATAACTACTACAGAATTGCCCTGCTCCACAAGCTTTTGAAGTATATCTACAAGCTTTGCTACATCTGCAAAATGAAGACCTGTTGTTGGCTCATCCAGAATGTAGATAGTCTTACCTGTACTGGTCCTTGAAAGCTCTGTTGCAAGCTTTATACGCTGAGCTTCACCACCTGAGAGTTCTGTAGATGGCTGACCGAGTTTGACATAACCAAGACCTACATCATAGAGAGTCTGTATCTTCTTATGTATCTTAGGTACATTCTTAAAAAACTCCAGAGCTTCTTCTACAGTCATATCAAGTACATCATAGATATTTTTGCCCTTATATCTGACTTCCAGAGTTTCTCTGTTATAGCGCTTACCTCCGCAGACTTCGCATGGCACGTATACATCAGGTAAAAAATGCATCTCTATCTTCACGATACCATCACCTGAGCAGGCTTCGCATCTGCCTCCTTTGACATTGAATGAAAATCTGCCCTTGGCATAACCCTTGGCCTTGGCATCAGGTGTTCCTGCAAAAAGATCTCTGATAAGATCAAATACTCCTGTATATGTAGCAGGATTGGAACGAGGAGTC encodes:
- a CDS encoding ATP-dependent RecD-like DNA helicase, coding for MEKIKGYIEHFVYRNEDNGYGVATVISDGDEITCVGTFRDADVGDTLEIEGELVQHPMYGDQIRVLRYTIIEPEDAQAMERYLASGAIKGVGAALAARIIKKFGEDTFRIIEMEPERLAEIRGISERKAIEIATQMSEKREARDVMIFLQRYGISDTMAVKIYNTYGGSVYTVMQQNPYKLAEDIGGIGFKTADEIAARIGFAVDSDFRIRSGILYVLQEGAQEGNTYLPRTTLLKRTASLLRVDEDMIIPQIDYLAMDRRIVIRDEDKVYSSQLYGEERACALRLHDLNIHLDVDENSATVKAQLDRIHLIEKKKNIELDDLQREAILKSASNGILLLTGGPGTGKTTTINTIISYFEEEGLDIQLAAPTGRAAKRMTEATGYEARTIHRLLEISGGVSDDDAVRQTARFNRDQDNPLEADVIIIDEMSMVDIHLFHALLKAVIPGMHLIFVGDSSQLPSVGPGQILHDLISCGKFATVVLNHIFRQAKESDIVMNAHYINQGQMPGLSNKSKDFFFLERSDYNIIYKHMIMLIRDKLPGYVDADPFDIQVLTPMKKGALGCETLNGILQQYLNPADPSKTEYMHGDRIFRVGDKVMQIHNNYQAEWEIIGKYNIAIDSGTGIFNGDMGRIVSITPVSSSLVVEFDEKRRVTYSFSNLDELELAYAVTIHKSQGSEYPAIVIPLLGGPRMLMNRNLLYTAVTRARKCVMILGSSDAIRQMVENEDQLVRFTGLQDQINEVMSYEEQ
- a CDS encoding flagellar hook-basal body protein, with the translated sequence MVRSLWSAATGMNAQQTNVDTIANNLANVNTTGFKAQQAEFKSLLYQDLNSVTTTANGDPKPTTSQVGLGVRTAALTQLFSQGSLLDNPSTSAFAISGDGFFSYNDADGNAVYTRNGDFIWAIGNAEGTELVLTTSDGNPILSTEGEEIRLEGGIISNRISVGADGTIYYPDEEGVPQEVGFRIGLWQFQNPGGLERVGSTTWKVSAASGPAINEAEDDNVQSSIIRQGYLEGSNVNVATEMVNLIVAQRAYEMNSTAITTTDQMMQTANRLKQ
- a CDS encoding rod shape-determining protein, translating into MQYTDIGIDLGTASILVYIRGKGVVLKEPSVVAYDRDTDQILTFGEDARQMLGRTPGNIVAVRPLRQGVISDYQITEQMMKHFITKALGRRIYRKPLIAVCVPSGVTEVERKAVEDATRMAGARDVRIIEEPIAAAIGAGIDIIKPCGNMIVDIGGGTTDIAVISLGGTVVSTSVKIAGDDFDEAIVRYMRKKHNLLIGERTAEDIKIRVGSAYPRPEADYMDVRGRNLVTGLPKTVKISSEETEEALREPTTQIVEAIHGVLEKTPPELAADIADRGIVLTGGGSLLRGLEDLIAAKTGINTMTAEDPMTAVAIGTGKYVEFLSGAVK
- a CDS encoding flagellar hook-basal body protein — protein: MVKGLYTAWTAMVNEQHRMDVATNNLANANTNGYKKEGSTQQTFDSQLALKIKDTSEPGSYPRRLGRIVPGVKTGEDYTDWSEGPMKSTGNTWDLAISGKGFFAIDYTSAHNNIAGHTQGQQTVMYTRDGSFTLTADGALVTHDGDFVLDTEGQHIEVDPTKKHAVNVKGQVLEFTGDGADETSEVVATIGLFDFEDYDALYKYGENLYEPTDVAVRIDNATGSINAGFLEQSNVSVVDEMVSIINIQRHYEAASTMIQTANETLKTATTDLGRL